DNA sequence from the Thiobacillus sp. SCUT-2 genome:
CGCTGATGCCGACGAGCGGAATGCGGCCGGTCTCGCCATGGGGAAACAGGTGGTCGGCGATGGCCTGGCCCACCGGGCGGGGCGTCCCGGCCGCGGGCTTGAGATGCATCAGCAGCCCCGGCCCGGCGTTGACCTCGACGATGGCACCGCCCTGCTCGTCGAGCGGACGGGCGATATCCGCGGCGACCAGGTCGATGCCGGCGATGTCGAGCCCCACGACCCGCGCGGCACGCGTCGCCGTTTCGGCCACGCTCGGATGCAGCCGGTCGGTGACGTCGAACGCGACGTTGCCGTTGCGCTGGACCAGCACGCGCTGCCCGGCAGCCGGGACGCCATCCGGCGCGAAGCCCTGGCGCGCCAGTTCGAGGCCGATCGCCGGTTCTTCGTCGAGCGAGATGCGGTTGAGCGGATAGTCTTCGGCCTCGCCGCGACGGGGATCGGTATTGAGCTGGCTGTCGATCAGCTCGACCACGGTCGAGCGCCCGTCGCCGGTGACCCACACGGCCTCGCCGCGTGCGGCCGCGACGACGCGCGAACCGACCACCAGCAGGCGATGCTCGTTACCCGGCACGTAGCGCTCGACAATGACCTCGCTGCCCTCCGGCAGCGCCAGCCGGTAGGCTTCCTCGACATCCTCGCGCGTGGTGAGGTCGAGCGAGACGCCGCGACCATGGTTGCCGTCGACCGGCTTGACCGCCACCGGCAGCCCGATGTCCTGCGCCGCCTCCCACGCGTCCTCCGGGCTTTCGACCACGCGGCCCTCCGGCACCGGCACGCCGCACGACGCCAGCAGCCGCTTGGTGAGGTCCTTGTCGCCCGCGATGCCCTCGGCGATCGCGCCCGTGAGATCGGTCTCCGCGGTCCAGATGCGGCGCTGCCGCGCGCCGTAGCCGAGCTGGACGAGATTGCCCTCGGTCAGGCGGATGGACGGAATGTGGCGTTCGGCGGCGCCATCGACGATGCAGGCCGTGCTCGGACCGAGGCAGCGCCGGTCGGCCAGTTCGCGCAGTCGTTCGATGGTGCCGGCGACGTCGAAGGGGAGGTCGTCGATCGCAGCCAGCAGCAGATCGCGCGCCGCCAGCAGGCAGGCGCGCCCGACCGCTTCGTGGCGGGTGCGTACCGCCACCTTGTAGACGCCCCGCTCGCCGGCTTCGCGCGCCTTGCCGAAGCCGACCTTCATGCCGGCGAGGTTCTGCAGTTCGATCGCCAGATGTTCGAGGATGTGCGCCGCCCAGGTGCCCTCGCGCAGCCGCTGCAGGAAGCCGCCGCGCTCGCCGACGCCGCAGCGATGCTCGACGAGGCCGGGAAGCCAGGCGGTCAGGCGCTCGTAGAGGCCGGGAAGGGTGTTGGAAGGGGCGTCCTCGAGGTCGCCGATGTCGACCCAGGCTTCGAGGACCGGCCGGTAGGTCCAGATGTTCGGCCCGCCCAGATAGGTGACGCGCAGAAATTTGATGGTGTGGCTGCTCATGTCGCTGGCGGCAGGGCCTTACGGAGAGATAGAGGTCAATCTAGTCTATTTATGGATTGCGGTTCGGGGCATTGTCTTGGCAATGGATCCTCTCCCTTTGTGAAGATCGCGTTACACGAAACCACACCGCACAGCATACAATAAACGCCGCCTCGGCGTGGCGGCCAGCGGCATCGGAATTGCCTCGAAATGCCCCGCCCATGGCCAAAACGCTTGCTCGGGCCCGTGCCGTCAAGGCCGATCCGGGAGCACCCCATAACTCATGACCCCCATGCCCACTCCACAACCCGGCCCCTCCGCGAACGTGCCCGACGCCTGGCGAGCCGCGCTCGGCCCGCAGCTGGAACCGGGCGAACAGGTCCTGGCGACGCTGGAGCTCGACCTCGACCCGCGCTTGGCCTTTGCCGCCGGGCTGGTGGTGCTGACGTCCGGGCGGCTGCTGGCGCGGACGCCGGGACGCGAAGGCTGGGAGGCGTGGCCGCTCGAAGCGGGCCTCGCCCTGCAGCATCGCGACCATGGCGGCGTCGGCACGCTGGAACTGCACGACGCCCGCGCGCGCCTCGCCGCGTGGCGCTTCACCCTCGCCCACAACGTCTCGGCCGTGCGGCTGCACGACCGCTTCGCGGAACAGCTCGCCGCGCACCTGGCAGGTACGCCCACCGCGCCGCGCGAGGAGCTCGCCTGCCCGACCTGCGGCGCGCCGCTGGAACCCGAGCAGGAGGAATGCCCGGTCTGCAGCCGCGAACTGCGCGAGGCGCCGTCGACCTGGACGCTGCTCCGCCTGTGGCGGTTTGCCCGCCCCTACAAGCATCCGCTGCTGGCGGGCTTCGTGCTGACGCTGGCGTCCACCGGCGCCACGCTGGTGCCGCCCTACCTGACCATCCCGCTGATGGACGAGGTGCTGATTCCCTACGGGCAGGGCCATCCGATCGACACCGGGCTGGTGGCGCTGCTGCTCGCCGGCCTGCTTGCGTCAGCCGTGGTCGCGTGGGGCCTCGGCTGGGCGCGCACCTACATCCTCGCGCTGGTGAGCGAGCGCATCGGCGCCGACCTCCGCACCACGACCTACGAGCACCTGCTGCAGCTCTCGCTCGAATACTTCGGCGGCAAGCGCACCGGCGACCTGATGGCGCGCATCGGCTCCGAGACCGACCGCATCAACGTCTTCCTGTCGCTGCACCTGCTCGACTTCGCCACCGACGTGCTGATGATCGCGATGACGGCGGCGATCCTGTTCTCGATCAACCCGGCCCTGGCGCTCGTCACCCTGCTGCCGCTGCCCTTCATCGCCTGGATGATCCACGTCGTGCGCGACCGCCTGCGCACCGGCTTCGAGAAGATCGACCGTGTCTGGTCCGAAGTCACCAACGTGCTCGCCGACACCATTCCCGGCATCCGCGTCGTCAAGGCCTTCGCGCAGGAAG
Encoded proteins:
- a CDS encoding cyanophycin synthetase — protein: MSSHTIKFLRVTYLGGPNIWTYRPVLEAWVDIGDLEDAPSNTLPGLYERLTAWLPGLVEHRCGVGERGGFLQRLREGTWAAHILEHLAIELQNLAGMKVGFGKAREAGERGVYKVAVRTRHEAVGRACLLAARDLLLAAIDDLPFDVAGTIERLRELADRRCLGPSTACIVDGAAERHIPSIRLTEGNLVQLGYGARQRRIWTAETDLTGAIAEGIAGDKDLTKRLLASCGVPVPEGRVVESPEDAWEAAQDIGLPVAVKPVDGNHGRGVSLDLTTREDVEEAYRLALPEGSEVIVERYVPGNEHRLLVVGSRVVAAARGEAVWVTGDGRSTVVELIDSQLNTDPRRGEAEDYPLNRISLDEEPAIGLELARQGFAPDGVPAAGQRVLVQRNGNVAFDVTDRLHPSVAETATRAARVVGLDIAGIDLVAADIARPLDEQGGAIVEVNAGPGLLMHLKPAAGTPRPVGQAIADHLFPHGETGRIPLVGISGSDGTTAIAHLVSQLITCTGKRTGLASRDGLYVGQRLVRAGNCADWRTGQQLLMNRGLDAAVFEHDARAILAEGYAYDRCLVGVVTDMRMEASLAEYYIREPGQMHTVMRTQVDVVLPDGAAVLHAADPAVAELAELCDGAVVFYALEPDLPVIAAHRARGGSAVILRDGRFVVAAGDSETPVFDLAALPARTGEPPLQPLHVLAALGVARALGIPLELIRAGVETCVSRPVTALAVPH
- a CDS encoding cyanophycin metabolism-associated ABC transporter → MPTPQPGPSANVPDAWRAALGPQLEPGEQVLATLELDLDPRLAFAAGLVVLTSGRLLARTPGREGWEAWPLEAGLALQHRDHGGVGTLELHDARARLAAWRFTLAHNVSAVRLHDRFAEQLAAHLAGTPTAPREELACPTCGAPLEPEQEECPVCSRELREAPSTWTLLRLWRFARPYKHPLLAGFVLTLASTGATLVPPYLTIPLMDEVLIPYGQGHPIDTGLVALLLAGLLASAVVAWGLGWARTYILALVSERIGADLRTTTYEHLLQLSLEYFGGKRTGDLMARIGSETDRINVFLSLHLLDFATDVLMIAMTAAILFSINPALALVTLLPLPFIAWMIHVVRDRLRTGFEKIDRVWSEVTNVLADTIPGIRVVKAFAQEAREAQRFREANRHNLAVNDRLNRTWSLFSPTVSLLTEIGLLVVWAFGIWQVAHDEITVGVLTAFLAYISRFYTRLDSMSRIVSVTQKAAAGAKRIFDILDHVSSVPEPARPVHLPRIEGGIEIRDASFRYGNRGVIRGLDLAIRPGEMIGLVGHSGSGKSTLVNLICRFYDVSEGAIRVDGVDIRSLPVADYRRNIGLVLQEPFLFFGTIAENIAYGRPGAGRAEIVAAARAAHAHEFILRLPQGYDSLVGERGQGLSGGERQRISIARALLIDPRILILDEATSSVDTETEKEIQKALDNLVRGRTTIAIAHRLSTLRRADRLVVMDRGRIVEVGNHDDLMAREGHYYRLYQAQARNVDTDLDEQPVAGTEARPPVKSEAP